The genomic window TTGTTTGATCGTTCTCTTTTTGATATTGTGCAGGTTTTGACATGAAATCATTCTGGCACTTTTAGATTGAGAAGAGACtaatttttgtttcttattttctttgtttttgggtCTTTGACGGTTTGACCCCTTCATTCCAAccaggaaaaaaaaattaaagcttATTTGTTGATTTTGTATATCTTCATTTAATTAAAACTTTGAAGCAAGACACATTCATGATTCATGgtattttataacattttttttatgttcAAGATTTTTacgatttagaatttaaaaatttttaagatttaagTTTAGTAGTTATGAAAAGTAATTTtctcttaataaaaaaaaactgttgaattcagtttttttttattagaatGTCGAAACTTTTTGGACTTATTTAAGGGTAAAACTGGAAATTAGACTACTTTTATTTGATATATTACTATTAAAAAtcacataaatataaaatatgaacTTACTTCTACAACGCCGCGACGGTaattttagatatctttagtGTTTTTGACCCTACATATTGAATATAAAGTAGGTAACACTAGGTTCCGAGTTTCTTTAACAACACCTTCCCTTTTGACATACCTTTTTAGGTAGGCCAATAAACGGACCTTCTTACCGTGGCTACTTCTAAAAGATGGTCAAGTACAGAAAACGTAAACAAAAGGAACCCTAGAAAACCAAGAGAGTCATACGATCCAGAACCTTCCTACATAAGGGCGATGTCTTAACATAATGACAGCAATATTGCAACCCCTACAAACTCTACCGAGACACCATGAAGCTGATACGCCTTAAGTTACTCTGACCTCAGTCTGGTTACCCCTGTTGGTAGACCCGTCAGTGGAAACCCTGACAATTTGCGTGTCACCGTGCTTACCATTAAAACTACCAAAGCTACCCGATACCACAACACTCTGGTTGGGAACCACCCGAGTGTAGTTTCCACCAATACGAACCACCTTGGAAGAAAGAGCGTAGACTTCAAGAGCTTAACCATCTCTTACAACCTCGTCATTCACTAGAAAGACCTTTCCGTTCTGACAAAAACCAAGAAGGAAGACGTCATAACCTACACAAGAAGTAAGAAACCTAAAAGTGAAGTGAGAGACGTTGAAATTTGTTCGAAGTCCATATATAGACGTTGACGTTACCGTATAAAGGAGTGACCAGTAAAGTAATTTGGAGCACTAGgaaaaaaagacacaagacagaGTATGTGACAAAAGGACATTTACCCTACACTGACGTGTTTCGACTTTTCAATAGATAACGGTACAACATCAACAATAAGTATAAGACAACCAAAAACAATTTAGTGAAAACCTTCGTTGTCTGTTCTCCCCATAGCAATAGAGAAATGAACCACACTATCTTTATACATCTTGTACTGTTATAAACCTAAGTCAAAACATGATGTGTTACGAGAGTACCATCCGGTTATCaaacacaataaaataaaataaataagaaaagaacAAACAACTAAGGGTCAAATATTATTGTAAAGAAGTCATTTCATAATTGATACATCCTCTACCAGTTAAATACAATTAGGAAAACTACCATTTTCATTCGTTTCGCTTAAAAGAAATGACCGAAACCTATAAAACGGGCCTAAAACAATGAGATACTTAGGTTAAGACGAAAGATCGAAAAAATTCATCCTACTAATAGAGCTAAAAGAACACACTTGGACGTGTTGCACTACACTACTTATTGTTATTTAACAGTATGAAAAGCACATTAATAGATCTTAACTGAGCAGAGATTAATACGTTAAACTATCCGGTCCTCCTACAACCATTTTGACCTGTAAATGTCCTTCAAGTGATTACGGGACCGTCAGCGACACTAACATAGACACCCTACCTATACGATGCTCCATTAGGTGTCTGTATTTCTTTGAACTCAAGTTAACGAAAATGACAATGGATCCAAATGTACGGACCAATACTTTAGTCACCTAAGTCTCCAACATCTTTTTAACTTTAGTCCACATTGAAACCGGACCTTGTCCTTTTACGACTTGGATATACGatcgaagaaagaaaaaaaaaagaaaaagaaattacgtAACTAGTCTAAGCCAATAAAGATCAATGATTAGAAAGTTGTAAAAGAAAGTCGAGATAAAGTTTAGTTTCCTATATATGTTACTCTTGACCGTTTTACGCACCCAATAGGGTCGGAAAACCGTTCAAGATAGTAAAAGAGAGGACACACAATAGACACAAGAAACCCGTGGTAGGGTTTTAAGTTGTGCCATTTTTTTAGTAAAGAAAAGGAATTCCAAAAACCGCGTATGTAGTAAACAAAGATTGACAACGACAATAACTGTCAATACGAATGGCACTGCTACCCTCACTTCTCAAACTGTCCCTGCTCTGATGAAACTGCGAGTATTTTGGCAGCGGTTAAAGTTTTCTTCAAGCTTCGAACGGTCTACTATCTAGTCACGTTCCCTTGTTACCTTAAAGTTTACCACTAAATCTTCTTCTGTTCTGCCTTATTATTGACTTATTCTATCTTAATGTCAACACGAAGACAAGCACTTTAATCGATATATTCAGAATCTAAGCAACATCACTTAGAATCAAGGTCTAAACAACGTAAAAGTCGACCGTGCATGAACGCTCTAATTAATCTAACGTGGGCTCTAGAAGCTCAAGGACACTGCGAAAAAGGAAACATGATATTATTATATTACTATGCCAAGTGAAAAAAGATTATTACTCCTTGAAATAATTTTAATACAACATTAGACAATAGGTACACGGAGGTACACGTAATAATTTTTGTACGGTACACCCCTTCTGAAAGTGATTATAAATGCATAACTTAGAAGTCCAACACTGATGAACATCAATACTGGGTACGTTTTATACGAAACACGTCCCATGCTTTTTAatgtgttaaaaaaaaaaaatatggttCTATCCTCTGAGCTTGGGCGTTGGAAAATTAACTCATACCCCTCTGATACAGTAAACTCGATAATGAGTAACCATTACTCATTTTTAATGTGTTAAATAGTAAATTTTTATCTATTtcatataaaaaacaaaaattttaaacagttttcaaaatttttataaaaattcaaaataaaacaaaattaaaacaaagctTTCAAAAGCTAAATATATCTTATACGAAGACAATTTAAAAATCTTTCAGATCCTGTTTAAATCATTATTACATACTCTTAATATAGACCAAACAAACGTAACTTCCAACAAGAACACTTTAACAACGACTTAAtcagaatttttaaaaaatttttaatcaacAGTACATATAAACTACGTTAAGCTTAcgaaaattttgttttaattttgttttattttaaatcttcataaaaactttaaaaattgtttaaattttttatatatatgaaataaaaaatttttaataaaagtacttattttataaatattaatNNNNNNNNNNNNNNNNNNNNNNNNNNNNNNNNNNNNNNNNNNNNNNNNNNNNNNNNNNNNNNNNNNNNNNNNNNNNNNNNNNNNNNNNNNNNNNNNNNNNNNNNNNNNNNNNNNNNNNNNNNNNNNNNNNNNNNNNNNNNNNNNNNNNNNNNNNNNNNNNNNNNNNNNNNNNNNNNNNNNNNNNNNNNNNNNNNNNNNNNNNNNNNNNNNNNNNNNNNNNNNNNNNNNNNNNNNNNNNNNNNNNNNNNNNNNNNNNNNNNNNNNNNNNNNNNNNNNNNNNNNNNNNNNNNNNNNNNNNNNNNNNNNNNNNNNNNNNNNNNNNNNNNNNNNNNNNNNNNNNNNNNNNNNNNNNNNNNNNNNNNNNNNNNNNNNNNNNNNNNNNNNNNNNNNNNNNNNNNNNNNNNNNNNNNNNNNNNNNNNNNNNNNNNNNNNNNNNNNNNNNNNNNNNNNNNNNNNNNNNNNNNNNNNNNNNNNNNNNNNNNNNNNNNNNNNNNNNNNNNNNNNNNNNNNNNNNNNNNNNNNNNNNNNNNNNNNNNNNNNNNNNNNNNNNNNNNNNNNNNNNNNNNNNNNNNNNNNNNNNNNNNNNNNNNNNNNNNNNNNNNNNNNNNNNNNNNNNNNNNNNNNNNNNNNNNNNNNNNNNNNNNNNNNNNNNNNNNNNNNNNNNNNNNNNNNNNNNNNNNNNNNNNNNNNNNNNNNNNNNNNNNNNNNNNNNNNNNNNNNNNNNNNNNNNNNNNNNNNNNNNNNNNNNNNNNNNNNNNNNNNNNNNNNNNNNNNNNNNNNNNNNNNNNNNNNNNNNNNNNNNNNNNNNNNNNNNNNNNNNNNNNNNNNNNNNNNNNNNNNNNNNNNNNNNNNNNNNNNNNNNNNNNNNNNNNNNNNNNNNNNNNNNNNNNNNNNNNNNNNNNNNNNNNNNNNNNNNNNNNNNNNNNNNNNNNNNNNNNNNNNNNNNNNNNNNNNNNNNNNNNNNNNNNNNNNNNNNNNNNNNNNNNNNNNNNNNNNGAacttaattataaatattttattcatgaaaataatttttaaaaaataaagtatatatattttttaaatttgttaaaaatttcaaaaatacttctaaattttattttgttttaattttgttttaaaagcATTCGAATTGCATCAAATATACATgacaactaatttttaaaaaatttttaagactAATTCAGCAACAATTTCACAAGAACAACCTTCAATGCAAACAAACCAGATATAATTCTCATACATTATTACTAAATTTGTCCTAGACTTTCTAAAAATTTAACAGAAGCatattctatataaatcgaaaactttcgaaacaaaattaaaacaaaataaaacttaaaaatatttttaaaacttttgacaaattttaaaaacaaaaaatatactttatctatTTTTAAATGATAAATTGTGTAATTTTTACTCATtaccaatgagtaatagctcaaatgacatagtctccccatactcaattaaaaggttgcgggttcgagtctcctatcttggtataaaaaaaaaaaattgtgtaatTTTTCGTACCCTGCACAAAGCATATTTTGCATGGGTCATAACTACAAGTAGTCACAACCTGAAGATTCAATACGTAAATATTAGTGAAAGTCTTCCCCACATGGCATGTTTTTAATAATGCACATGGAGGCACATGGATAACAGATTACAACATAATTTTAATAAAGTTCCTCATTATTAGAAAAAAGTGAACCGTATCATTATATTATTATAGTACAAAGGAAAAAGCGTCACAGGAACTCGAAGATCTCGGGTGCAATCTAATTAATCTCGCAAGTACGTGCCAGCTGAAAATGCAACAAATCTGGAACTAAGATTCACTACAACGAATCTAAGACTTATATAGCTAATTTCACGAACAGAAGCACAACTGTAATTCTATCTTATTCAGTTATTATTCCGTCTTGTCTTCTTCTAAATCACCATTTGAAATTCCATTGTTCCCTTGCACTGATCTATCATCTGGCAAGCTTCGAACTTCTTTTGAAATTGGCGACGGTTTTATGAGCGTCAAAGTAGTCTCGTCCCTGTCAAACTCTTCACTCCCATCGTCACGGTAAGCATAACTGTCAATAACAGCAACAGTTAGAAACAAATGATGTATGCGCCAAAAACCTTAAGGAAAAGAAATGATTTTTTTACCGTGTTGAATTTTGGGATGGTGCCCAAAGAACACAGATAACACACAGGAGAGAAAATGATAGAACTTGCCAAAAGGCTGGGATAACCCACGCATTTTGCCAGTTCTCATTGTATATATCCTTTGATTTGAAATAGAGCTGAAAGAAAATGTTGAAAGATTAGTAACTAGAAATAACCGAATCTGATCAatgcattaaagaaaaagaaaaaaaaaagaaagaagctaGCATATAGGTTCAGCATTTTCCTGTTCCAGGCCAAAGTTACACCTGATTTCAATTTTTCTACAACCTCTGAATCCACTGATTTCATAACCAGGCATGTAAACCTAGGTAACAGTAAAAGCAATTGAACTCAAGTTTCTTTATGTCTGTGGATTACCTCGTAGCATATCCATCCCACAGATACAATCACAGCGACTGCCAGGGCATTAGTGAACTTCCTGTAAATGTCCAGTTTTACCAACATCCTCCTGGCCTATCAAATTGCATAATTAGAGACGAGTCAATTCTAGATAATTACACGAAAAGTATGACAATTTATTGTTATTCATCACATCACGTTGTGCAGGTTCACACAAGAAAATCGAGATAATCATCCTACTTAAAAAAGCTAGAAAGCAGAATTGGATTCATAGAGTAACAAAATCCGGGCAAAATATCCAAAGCCAGTAAAGAAAATTCGCTTTGCTTACTTTTACCATCAAAAGGATTAACATAAATTGACCATCTCCTACATAGTTAATACTTTACTGAAGAAATGTTATTATAAACTGGGAAtcaacaaacaagaaaagaataaataaaataaaataacacaaactATTGGCCTACCATGAGAGCATTGTGTAGTACAAAACTGAATCCAAATATTGTCATGTTCTACATATTTCTATCACACCAAGTAAAGAGATAACGATACCCCTCTTGTCTGTTGCTTCCAAAAGTGATTTAACAAAAACCAACAGAATATGAATAACAACTACAACATGGCAATAGATAACTTTTCAGCTTTGTGCAGTCACATCCCATTTACAGGAAAACAGTGTATGAGACAGAACACAGAAAAAAAGGATCACGAGGTTTAATGAAATGACCAGTGAGGAAATATGCCATTGCAGTTGCAGATATATACCTGAAGCTTGTTTAAAGTTGCAGAGAGTGAAGTGAAAATCCAAAGAATGAAGAACACATCCAATACTGCAGAAGGAAGAACCAAAAACAGTCTTGCCTTTCCAGAAAGATCACTTACTGCTCCAACATTCTCTACCAATTCGAGAACTTCAGATGCGAGAAAGAAGGTTCCACCAAGCATAACCACCTTTGATGTGAGCCCACCAAGGGTTGGTCTCACAACACCATAGCCCATCGAAACCATCAAAATTACCATTCGTGCCACTGTGCGTTTAACAGTCCCAAAGGTGACTGCCCAGATGGTTGTCCCCATTGGTCTGACTCCAGTCTCATTGAATTCCGCATAGTCGAAGTACCACAGAGCCATCTCAAACATCCCCAACGTTATAACGACAGTAATACAATTCTGTAGCGGGAATACATCCTTCCAAGACCTAGCATACTGAGAGAACCAAAAGATCCCAAGGAAAACAAATGCAAAAGACATGAACTGGTAGAAAATCTTCATCGGTGCCATTCTTCCAGGCAAATAACCGGATGGATTTTTCCATACAGTTTTCCCTTCCACAACAATTTCTTTGAGCCTTGGATCACAATGGATGAAATATAAGTTATACATCCCAGTTTTTGTGATTTCTATAGATTTTAATGGCAGCGCCGCAACATCTTCATCCATTTCAAAAGAGACACCAAAGACTTTAGGCCAATCTGAATTCTCAGCAGAAGGACGGTGAATAACCTGTCCTTCAGTACATACACCAAGTTTTGCTAGATCACTGGTGCAACAGACAGCCCTTTGACCCCCATATGCTGAGCCGCCAATTGTTTCCCTATCTTCAACCTCAAAAACAACAGCTTGAATCGGCAATGAGCTAAAGTTAGTGAAGTCTTTGTTTCTGCGGAATGTTATCCTT from Arachis ipaensis cultivar K30076 chromosome B09, Araip1.1, whole genome shotgun sequence includes these protein-coding regions:
- the LOC107618342 gene encoding transmembrane protein 87A yields the protein MHRVSALALLLLLLSVATDASVHTYSGDKFADKGNAFVVHGGSEGIYSSAPNHNDTSSAANGDSYIRFERITFRRNKDFTNFSSLPIQAVVFEVEDRETIGGSAYGGQRAVCCTSDLAKLGVCTEGQVIHRPSAENSDWPKVFGVSFEMDEDVAALPLKSIEITKTGMYNLYFIHCDPRLKEIVVEGKTVWKNPSGYLPGRMAPMKIFYQFMSFAFVFLGIFWFSQYARSWKDVFPLQNCITVVITLGMFEMALWYFDYAEFNETGVRPMGTTIWAVTFGTVKRTVARMVILMVSMGYGVVRPTLGGLTSKVVMLGGTFFLASEVLELVENVGAVSDLSGKARLFLVLPSAVLDVFFILWIFTSLSATLNKLQARRMLVKLDIYRKFTNALAVAVIVSVGWICYELYFKSKDIYNENWQNAWVIPAFWQVLSFSLLCVICVLWAPSQNSTRYAYRDDGSEEFDRDETTLTLIKPSPISKEVRSLPDDRSVQGNNGISNGDLEEDKTE